In Lolium perenne isolate Kyuss_39 chromosome 5, Kyuss_2.0, whole genome shotgun sequence, the sequence caagaatcttatagggcatcttggagcatgacctatccggaagacttggaacaccactaccatgaccacatggcattccatgcaaacaccttttggattgatccttccaaggccaaggaggacaacatcaagagaaacaactcaaggggtccctcaagctcgggcccaagaacaagatcttgctacaattgcaatgacaagtgccatttcattgccgagtgtccctatgagaatagggagactcatggtggaaggctcatccccaaggacaagagcaaagaaagactcaaagggcaaatattcaaagccccccaacaagaaattctataacaagaacaagaagggcaagaggccctcaaggattgtgctagtggctaatgaagaatactcttccgatgagattgcaagtgctagtgatgatgaagaggaaagctcaagagaagtggcggccattgtcaccaccaacattccctcttcctctctctttgattcacccaatgagaaccctcaacgcaagaatgcacattgcttcatggcaaggtccaccttggacacatctattgtgctatcaactcaagaagagtatacctccggagatgaacatgttgatgatgaagaagatgcaacctcaaatggattggttgcccttgcctccctctctactaactcttcatcaacaagtgaatcttccaatgaggtcattcatgtggaggaagaaagttgcctcatggctaagtcttccgaggtatcatctcctaacccctctatgcctaacatttctaatgatctaggggttgaccccgctagtctaaaagtgaaacaagaaatgctagagtttgatgatttcattaataacctacaaggtaacactaagaagcatgtttcaagtctcatggtacacatggctcaactaaatgatactcttgagaaaaagtgccaaatagagagagaagactctctagaaatacatgctcttaaaaatgctcttgaggaatgtcaagaaactatggcatctcttgaagagaagctagaaaatcttgaagaacctcaagataaacttaacaagctcactaaagctagagatcttgctagagctaagactaaagtgcttataaaagaaaaggccaaatttggtgttgatcatgagaaacttgtgaaggatctagatgaactagataaggctcacaaagccttgaagagtgaatactctctcctctccgagtcttatgagcaacttcaaattaggcttgcttcatatgacatacctagtacctctactccttcatgtgatcatgcaaatattattgaggaaaatgctaggttaaaggatgaacttgctaaggcctcctctccccaaagtaaactttccttggatgatcttttgagtaagcaacggtcaaacaatgggaaggtgggacttggttataataccaaggctaaaaaggcaaacaagaaaaagaccaagcccgcacatgagaaagctaatggtgaaacccgaaaggacaaaaccattaatgatgatggtgcgggaatagataaccctcactatgttctctttaaagattattatggtgatgtttatgctaaatatgttggtccatatgattgttatgttgcttggtctatttgggttccaaagacccttgttgctaacaaaagaggacccattgaaaaatgggtacctaaatccaagaattgatctcatgtaggactataccgccggaggttcaaaatgggtacttgatagtggatgtacaagtcatatgtccggcggcaagaacctcgtcaaggagttgaggcccaacataaatcatatcaccgtctcctttggcgataattctacatccgaggtattgggttttggcaaggttgtggttgcacacaacattactcttgtggatgtcatgcttgtcaaaacccttggttacaatttgctttccgtttccgcccttggcaagatgggtttcgccgtctttattgataatgatattgtggtcctcttgtggagcaagactctaaaagtcgcattcgttgggtatcgtgaacacaacttgtatgtggtggacttttcggggaccaccacgacaagtgcgatgtgcctattcggaaaggcggacgtgggttggttgtggcatcgccgcctagcccatgtcaacatgagaactttgcaaagtattcacaaggggaaccatattgtgggactaatggaaaatgtgtcttttgccaaagatcgtgtttgtagggcttgtgttgaaggcaaaatgcatgactctccgcacccaagcaagaccatcatctcttccaagaggatcttggagctccttcatgtggatctctttggtcccgttactcatgcaagtcttggtgcgaagaaacattgcttggtgattgtcgatgactactcaagatacacttgggtctactttctcaagacgaaagatgagactcaacaaatattcattgactttgctgccgaggtgcaacgccaacacaacctcctcattatggcaataagaagtgacaacggctccgagttcaagaactacacactcaatgattttcttagtgatgaggggattcgtcatcaatattccgctgcttacacccctcaacaaaatggtgttgcggagaggaagaaccggactcttatggatatggcaaggtctatgatggcggagtataaatcccgctataacttttgggccgaagccatctccaccgcttgtcactcctccaaccggctctatctccgcaagggcttgaacaagactccatatgaaatactcaccgggaacaagcctaatatctcatacttcaaggtgttcgggtgtaagtgtttgtacaaaatcaaaggggttcattTATCTAAATtcactcctaaagctttggagggtatatttgttggttacggtgccgagtctcacacttatagaatctttgatatagcctccgggattatcattgaatcttgtagtgtgaggttcgaagaaaatgatggctcccaagtggggcaagttgatgtatgtgcaggtgatgaaatacctcaagatgccatagtaagaatgggtgtgggatttttccgcgccgttgagggacacggtgtggcgtctcgggaaggactatgctctaccacggtgaagccctcatcttctcaacatcaacaaaccccatcaattgaagcaaatgatgcaccaacccaagaacaagaacaaaaccctccctctagtgtgcaagatcaaggacaagatcaagggcaagatcaaggacaagatcaaggacaagatcaaggtcaagatcaaccaagaattcatgatggtttcgacgagtatccatttgatatttgctccgcaccaaatgatgtccaagatcaagcacatgatgttgagcacccacaagaaattgtagtttctcaagttgaaggtcaagacggggacccaaatgatcaagttgatcaagtgacacctccaaggccaagaagaaccaaggaggagatcgaggcccgtcgtctagcaagaagagaaatgaaccttgaaattcgtgaacacacacatgacaaggtccttggtgatataagggcaaaagtttccacaagaaggcaattggctaactttagcaatcatcatgcttatatctccttagtggaacccaagaaagtatttgaagcccttgaagattcggattggttggaagctatgcacgaagaactcaacaacttcaagcgcaacaaagtgtggaccttagtagagaagccaaaggggtgccgcaatgttattggcactaaatggatattcaagaacaagcaagatgagtttggaaatgttgtgaggaacaaggcaagattggtggctcaagggttctctcaagttgagggaattgactttggagaaacctatgctcccgtggctcgccttgagtccatccgtatccttcttgcttatgcatcgcatcataactttaagttacaacaaatggatgtgaaaagtgcatttcttaatggtcctttgcatgaagaggtttatgttaagcaacccccggggttcgaggatctcaacttccctaaccatgtctacaagctcgataaagctctttatggtctcaaacaagctcctagagcttggtatgagcaccttaaggaattattggtagaccgtgggtttgatattgggctaatcgatcccactctttttactaagagggtcaatggggagcttttcgtttgccaattatatgttgatgatattatctttggctctactaacaaagctttcaatgatgaattctcaaaacttatgaccgataggtttgagatgtctatgatgggagagatgaagttcttccttggttttgagatcaagcaattgagaggaggaaccttcatcaaccaagcaaaatatctccaagacatgctcaagaggttcaagatgaccgagatgaaaggtgttgccactcctatggttaccaaatgtcatcttgcacttgatcccaatggtaaagaggtggatcaaaaggtatatcgctccatgattggatccttgctttacctttgtgcatctagaccggacatagtgttgagtgttggtgtgtgtgcaaggtatcaagcttctcctaaggagagccacatgatagctctcaggagaatctttcgatatttggttgataccccaagatatggtatttggtaccccaaaggctcaagttttattttcaatggatacaccgatgcggattgggcgggagacaaggatgataggaaatcaacctccggggcttgccaatttcttggtaggtccttggtgtgttggtcatctaagaagcaaaattgtaaatctctctccaccgccgaagccgaatatgttgccgccgcaagtggatgcactcaattgttatggatgaggcaaactttaaaggaatacggtgtcatttgtgacaaagtgcctctattatgtgacaatgaaagtgctatcaagattgcctataatccggtgcaacattcaagaacgaagcatattgagatccggaatcatttcattagggatcatgttccccatggtgatattgagcttatatatgttcctaccaaagatcaacttgccgatatattcacgaagcctcttgatgaagcaaggttcacttatttgaggaatgagctaaatatcattgattcaaggagtatagcttgaccatcttgcaaacacaccttcgtctcaaaactttatttggtttagatgtgggcatggaaatagggggagtgcggtttaaattattgagctatccctccccccataatgccaacattaaagatttcattctcgttatatcatatgttgatatgtgagcttaaatgatgagtattggtttggacccaagatatatcttcgcggtgccataccttaacactcatatatggtggcctaggccaccacactcttctttgtgaagagttggagtaatttggattttattggattttattgacatctccttgttcttatgggaatTGGCTCAATGTTTGGCTTTCTCTTGTGTTGATCCTTGCAAACTTGAGTTCATAGTACCATACCCCTCTTTGTGTCCATCCTATGCCATTCTCTCATCTCTAAAAACTTTCTATATCTTGCACAAGCTcgtttcaaacaaaaaaaaatttgcaTACCAAAACTCATATTTATCATTGACCAAATTGTGTTTAAAAAAAAAAGGGGAGGAGGCTGGCCGACCCGGGCCTgaccaggccggtagtaccgcctggggcctggccggtactaccgccggcCTCGGGCCGGTACCTCCAAGTGAGGTCGGGTCGAGCCCCTGGCTCCCCATCTCCTCTTCCCCAAACGCCCCTCCTCTCCAAACCGCCCCTGCTGCCCAGCCGCCTCTGCCGCCCTGCCGCCTCCCCCGCTCCCCCGGCCACTCTCCGGCCCCCTCCGGCCGGATCGGCTCCGTGGGAGCCTTCCCCCACCCctcctcctccatggctcccgGTATTAGCCTCTCCCTCCGTGTATTTTGCTCATATTTTTGGCTTACATGTTTGTTGGTTGTCGGTTCTACATGCTTAGATTTTTGGCTAAATCTTACACTAAGAGGTTGTATCTATTGCTGATCTATGTCCTCTAGTATGTAGCACCCTTAACCTCTACGATGTAGCATTTTTTTTACCCATTGTGTGTGGCCATTTTTTTTATCATGCATGTGTATTTTGGGTCAAAATTTTGTTTAATTGAGATGAGCTTGTGCCCTTATCCCATATTTCCCTCGGCTCTGTTTGTCTATTTCACAGGTGCTAGTCGGAAGAGGCGAGGGGATCCGACCCTTGAGGATGATTTTGTTGAACAAGATGAAGTGTTACCCCGTGCAACTACTGCGCGTGGTGCTTCTTTGGCAAATAAAAAGAAAGGGAAAAAGGCTATTGAGTCCTATGGCAGCGTCCGCCTTCATGCATACATGGCTATTCGCACTGCTAACCCATATTTGGGGCCTCGGTCTTCTCGCACTCGCAACCGCCACTTCTACACCGAGGTTCAAGAGCGCATATTCAATGAAGTCTATCCTCCCAAGATGAAGGTTGTTGATCAACGGTATATCAACATTGACCATTTGAAGAAGAATGCCTACTTTCATGAAGCTCTTGGGATTTGCGAGGAGTTTGGTTTGCTTCCCATCATGACTTTCCAATGCAACTATGATCCGTACCTTGTGACTCAGTTCTTTGCCACAGTCTATTTTCATGAGGATAAAGCTCGCTCCATTACTTGGATGACTCGAGATGAGGTACTCACTACCACTTGGAGCAACTTTGGACGGATTCTTGGTTATCCTATTCCGGAAAATTGTGAAGATGACCGTTCTAGTGGTTGGAGGTTTCACGAGGAGTCTAATGCAAGCACCAAGGATGTTCTTGCGCCGCTCTATATGCCCGGTCGATGCAAGCTTGGATTCACTTCCGGTCTCCAACCCGTATATGATATTATGCTTCGCATCTACCGTGAGACCGTTGCCGTCAGAGTTGGTAATGTTGATGAGATCCATTCTTTTGTCATTGACTTGATGCTTCAAACTCATCTCCGGAAGGGCAAAGGTAAGAAAATGGATGTCATGGATTGCCTCTGGAACCAGATGTTCGGGCGTATGGTGGAGAAGAGGTCTCCTTCCTTTGCTCCTTTCATCATGAAGCTTATTTCTGAGGTGTGGCGTCAGAAATTTGAGGGCGCTATTCTGGAACCATACTCACCCCTCATTGAGCATCGTCGCAAGAACATTCCTATCAAAGATCATGGGCTCCCAGCTCCTACCTCAGCCTCTGCAGCTCGCCACGCCTCGGCGGCTCATTCGCCTCGGCGGCTCCTTCGCCTCGGCGGCTCCTTCAAAGCAGTCCTGCAGATCCTTCCACTGATCGCCGGTTTGCTGGCCTCAGACTCATTGATGGCTTTACTCCTCATATGGCCCTTGGGGGGCCTCCGGCTCACTCCGCATATGATCCCATGCTCGAGCCCTCTTGGTACACCAAACTCAAGATCAAGGTAAAGAAGACCTTCTGCCTCCAGCTGGATATTCAGGAGCGTATGTATGACGCCTATGTGGCAGAGAAGAAATCTCGAcgccgtcagaagagcatcatggcaAAGCTTGGTGTGGAAGTGTCTCCTCCAGGATCTGAAGAGAATATCCTTCCGAAGCCTCAGTGGATTTACGCTCATAGCCGGTGGTGCGATGGCGAGGATGGACCCTCCTATGATGTCGACTCCGATATTGCCGGGGACTTCCTTGATGGCTAGGGACGATAGCATCGCTCTTCAACCTTTTTGGCATCTTGatgtcaaagggggagaagagttctattaggttcgggatttgcatgggaagtcacaagcttgcgttttctttgactctttatgcttgtgacttatggttatctattgttgagaactacttattatgctttatgaaccttatctatgtgtgtgagtcataggggctatctatttatgtatgagacattatctatctatctatctatggtaAAGACTAAGTGAACTTCATGTGGTATGATCTCTAAACTCAACACTTGTCTTTACTCACATATGGTTGTCTCTTCTCTATACAAGTGATGAATTTATTTGCTTACTAAGCATCTTTGCACTTGTTGGTGATTCGTATTTACTTGAGTAGTTTGATCCTAGATTATGTGCCTCTTATTCAAATGTTAATTCTATTAGatgcacatgtctagggggagcTTTTTATGCAAATCTTATATTTTCTCTGCTCAAATACTCTCATCTTTTGCAAATCTTAGATTGTCATCAagaaaccaaaaagggggagattgaaagatcatatctcattttatatgtagttttggtgttgatgacaatgataATATATGAACATTTCGGTTTATAAGATTTGTAGGTTATTACATTCTCTAGATGCTCAAAGCGTGAAGAGTATGCAAGATATcggaagagaaaagaaagaaaagaagaaaggaagaaatgagaagaagaagagaaaaagaaaagaagaaaagaagagaggGGCCGGAGGCTCgggcggtaccgccggcctggccacggccggaggctccggccttggtaccgcccaaggtaccggATGGGGCGGGGCGGCTCAGTACACCAGCCAGGGAggttggagccccggcggtacctcggccggtaccCCGGCAGGAGGCTCCGTCCTCCCCACCCGGCCCGAGCTCCCCTGGCCACGTGGCCTCCTCCCGTTGGGCGCGCCCCTCgcctaggagcggtagtaccggcccaacctggccggtactaccggccacccctctccaacGGCTCCAACGACTGGATCGGCAGCGACTATTTATAGTCTTCTTCTCCAATGTGCTAGGGTTGCTCACTTTCTCCCCAAAAAGACatacaccattgttgagccaccaagaacaccaaatccattggatctcctccctcaaccacccaaatcccttgtgctttggagaatcgaaggagaagaccccgatctacatcttcaccgaagcaatttgcatttccccctcattttgttgagggcccccttgctagtgttcctatttggttccctagttgatttgtgttgatgtattgttgttgattgttgtgttgtaacagatttgggagcctccaattcggttgtggatgtgtgccccaagaaccttgtaaaggcccggtttccgcctcgaggaaatcccttagtggaagtgggctaggccttcgtggcgttgctcaccggagatctgagtgaagccttcatggctgttggtttggctttcgtagcaaccacactcctccaaacgtagacgtaccttcttgcaaaggaatggaactacgggaatcatctccgtgtcatcgcgtgctccactctcggttacctctatcctattctatctcttatattgcttagctatatcttgcttagttgttagccttgtcatataggtaaattcacttagttgcatatctagagaatttaccttttgtgttaagcctaaattgaaaaagaactaaaaattggttagcacctattcaccccccccctctaggtgcggcatacgatcctgcgGAAGCCTGTAGAGGACGCGTCGGCGCACCGAGCTCTAGCGGCCACACTGCAGGCAACGGAGAAGCAGACGAGGGAGGGACGCAACGATGGGGCCGGGCCGTCAGGAAGCAAGTAGCCTAGGGCTTGTATCTCCTTTAGTTTTATTAGCTCTTTACTTGGTGAATGAAAAATATTATTGAAAAATAAAAATGGGCTACCTCGCTTGGAAGCACACCAAGACGCAAACGGATGCGCGGTAAAAATATGTCCGCGGGGTgacacaaacggacgcgcggcCACTTTTGGCCGTTCGATATTCGTGCCCTAAGCATGGGGTACATGATTTCGGGTTGCTAAAATTAATTTTTTTTTCATGTATCAGCTGTATTGTTATGTTGACATGGAAACACATTCGAGTACAAAAATCTAAATACACGATCGTATGCATATAAGTGCAAGGTGATGGGTGGTTTAGTAGTCACGTGCATGCATGCGCATGCACCTTTGCCGCCGAATCCATGCATGCATAGTAATGGTGTATATTAATTTCGTAAATTGACCTGATCAATCTGTTTTGTTAACCTGGGGGGAATGACATTTCTTTGACGGTATGTTGAACCCTCAAGTACTTGTGAGAAAGAGAGCGAAAAAAAAGGGGGGTTGATTACCGCGTACGGAAGACGCATGTACTAGTACTTGAGTATGGAATTCGTGGTGACGCGAAAAATGAATGATCCATATTCGTGTTGACGCTGGCAGGATCAGGTAAATGTGTAGGCGAATTGGTGAAAGTGGGGAAAAAAAGGTGTGAGTTGATTAATTGCATTTGCGCGCGCGTGCACCATTCAGGCGTGGTGATGCGATCGAAGCGAGAGAGAAATGAATGAGTGCGTATGGAGCAGTCGAAACAGCGAGCTCGCGATTTAAATGTTGTGTGTTCCTGGTTGGGCGCGGCGCGCGAGTAATTACACGGAGGCGGGCGGGCTTTATTAATTTGTAGCGCAGCATCATCGAAACGACGTGACAAAGAACACCGTCTTCCACTCCCCTTCATCCGAGATAAAGCGCTCGAAGGCGCGGCCATCGAAGACGATGGATGGCCAGGCGGAGGCACCGTGCACCTCCTGGGATCTATCGGAGGACATGGAAATCCACCGCTTCGTCTGCAACCCTGTCAGCGGCCAGATGCTCCGCCTGCCGGACATCGCTGGCTCGAGGAGTATCCTTCTGCAGAACCACATGGGCCTCCTCACCCAGGCCGATGGCGGGCGCGGGCACGGCCCGCCTGGCAGGTTCGCCGTGGCCGAGCTCGTCTTCGATGGCCGCGCTCTCGAGCGCTTTCTCTCGGATGAAGGGGAGTGGAAGACGGTGTTGAACAGCGTACCAAGCCGGTCGCTTCTCCCGCGCAGGATGCAGGTGAACCAGGAGACGGTTGCCTTCGGCGGCCGCCTGTGGTGGGTCGACTTGACCTTGGGCGTCGTCTCCGTCGACCCGTTCGGCGACCCGCCGGAGATCTGCGGCATCCAGCTGCCCAGCGGAAGCGTGCTGCCTGCACGCGCGCATGCGGAGAGTGGAGATTTCAGCAAGGCCGAGGAAAATGTCAAGTTCATGCTGGAGGTGGCCAAGTACCACCGCGTTGGGGTCAGTCAGGGGAGGCTGCGGTATGATGAGATCACTCCGGGCGGCCCATTTCTGCTCAGCTCGTTCGCGCTCGATGACGAGGCCAGCGCCTGGAAGCTGGAGCAGCAGGTGGAGCTCAGGCAGGTCTTGGCGGATGGAGGCTACCAGCTGCAGCACAACTCGCCGGCGCCACAGATCGCCGTCCTCGACCCGCTCAACGCCGGCGCCGTCCATCTCAAGGTCGCCGAGCACGTCGTCGTCGTGGACATGCACAATGGGAAGGTGATTGGGGCCTCTCCGCTTCAAGACGACTACTTTTCTCTGGTACCATGTGTGCTTCCACCATGGCTTGGAGCAAGCCGGATCCCTACAACAGGTAATCACCTTCTTGCTTTAACCGCTACTAAATCTCCTTGCTTTCTGTTGTGCTGGCGCATTACCTTGTTTTTGGAACCTTGGACAGAATTGTTTGTTGGAATGTGAAAACATGCAAATGGATGAAACTCGTGATAGATAAACTATTGTCAGCATGCTGCTACCATTAATTATTTGCGAAATCATCTCCGATAAGGTGATTACAATGGTACATTCCAATGTTTACTCGCACAAGTACTGTATGTTCATAAAACTCTATGTATATGTTACTTAAATCTTGCGTGGGACGTAATGTAGTATCTCTTAAGTAGGTAGCATCAGTATTCTTATTCTTTGGCGACCTGTTGCAGTTCATGGCAATATCTAAAACAAGTACTACACAGATATTCGGTTTCCGTGAATTTGAAATTTACAGAACATGTTCTAAATGTTATTTCCGCATCTCTTTAGTTTGGTCCACAACATACTTAAGGATGTTGTTTTCACTTaatagtatacccacaacactaccTATTTGTGACTATGGTCTTAATGTCAATATTACTATTATTTCGAACTATTTGTAACTTAATTTCGCATATCTTGGATGAACACGGCTTAATTGTGATCGGTAACTGTACCGCAGAATATATATGCGGTACAATTATGCGAGGTATGTTCTGTCGCGGAAGATTTCTCGGCGAAAAAAGCCAATGCGGTTAACTCCATCCGCGTTTTGCGGTATGGCAGGATGAGGGTCTGCTAGAGTTTCTCTAAGAGCAAGTTCAATAGTAGAGCCGACTATTGGCTATAAGCCAAGggccatgtcatctatagtcaaCCTAGATCCAACATAtataatagtgagctataaaattgtCCTACTTTATCAATGCATggtccacctttcactctcacaaaatgATTAGGATCACATGCTAGAGCTGACTCCTGCATTAGAGACCACTCCTCTTCTCTCCTCCAATTAAGCAATAATATATCATTTTAATTCTTATAGCCAGTTGATTAGgatttattgtacttgctctaagaaCATCTCCATCGGCGGTCCCGAAATAGGTGCCGGTAGCTACACCGACACTCGCGTATGGGGGATGCCGGCACGCCTTCTACCATTTGGGGAAGCGTTCCCCACACCAGCAGCCCCAATAGAAATTTTTgaacaaaaaataaataaaactcACATACATGGATAGAAATTATAATTTAAGGTTTTCGAATACAAGTCTATTCCAACATTCGGCCACTAAATCGCCGTTAGTCATCCTAGTCCGGCTGCCCAAAAACATTTTGGGCTTCAAGGCCAAATGATCACAGGAAGGGCGTCAATGGCGGCTGCACCTCGACgacgtcctcctcgtcggagatCACCTATGGCACCTCGTCAGTGGACGTCGGTGGAGGCATGGGAGCCGGCGCAGCCATGATCGTCGATGCCGATGTCAGCATGTACGCCGACTCAGGCATGTGGCTCGATGGTGTCAATGCTGCCATGGCGCTGCCGCATCTTGCGCCGCCATCACCCCCTTGCTGATGCGCTTGCAGTACATCTCGTGCCACgccctcgctaatggatccacgcTCGCCATGTTCGCCATCAAGGTTTGGGGAAACTTGTAGGGTTTGGGGTAGTGCGGATGATAGGCGGAGCCCATGTGCGGAATCCGTCGTGGCGCCCGATTCGTAGAGGTCAGCGCGGGGTTGTCGGCGCGCCCGATCGACGCCCTCTCCGTAGGGGTCGGCACAGGGTTGCCGGTATTTTTATTGAAAATCTGTTCGACACTTCTTAAGGTGCGCCTGCGCGAACCGAAATTTAAGAGcaactccagccgcgtcccccaaagcgcccCCAAAAGGGATTTGGGGCCCGCCGGATAAAAAAATTGTTCCCATCCACGCGCCCCAAAGCCTCATTCCGTCTAGCGCGGCCAAATACGGTGTCCGACGCCCCGAGCCCATCCCCtctacacaggggacgctccgggcgtgccagacacaacgaaatgcgaggcggggagtggcgggcccgacccgtcagcggcacaggaaAAATTCGTCCCCCTCTCCCGCCACATCGCACCTCTCCCGCCGCACATTTGT encodes:
- the LOC127303536 gene encoding uncharacterized protein; translated protein: MDGQAEAPCTSWDLSEDMEIHRFVCNPVSGQMLRLPDIAGSRSILLQNHMGLLTQADGGRGHGPPGRFAVAELVFDGRALERFLSDEGEWKTVLNSVPSRSLLPRRMQVNQETVAFGGRLWWVDLTLGVVSVDPFGDPPEICGIQLPSGSVLPARAHAESGDFSKAEENVKFMLEVAKYHRVGVSQGRLRYDEITPGGPFLLSSFALDDEASAWKLEQQVELRQVLADGGYQLQHNSPAPQIAVLDPLNAGAVHLKVAEHVVVVDMHNGKVIGASPLQDDYFSLVPCVLPPWLGASRIPTTELFVGMKGVNGGCTSTTSSSSEITYGTSSVDVGGGMGAGAAMIVDADYISCHALANGSTLAMFAIKKASTKPPGNETKGANVPFVKSRKAPSPKKKSEGWTDDQWQLGCLRRKLSTGERRRWKAAQLEKKTVAGRVQKHALATCIATNNISPWSTSAPVYIPGVMYLLTSGFYNGGPSATLECVTPNSSPSYEDKFPHGGFNPNVVFHSPT